The following nucleotide sequence is from Nesterenkonia xinjiangensis.
GGTGACCCAGACCCCGTAGGCCAGTGCCCGCAGGCGCACCCCGGGGAAGCTCACCCGGATGATGGCCACGGTGCCGGCGATCAGCAGCGCCGCACCGACACCTTGACCGATGCGCCCCGCGATGACCAGCTCGCCGGTCGGCGCGAACCCGACGATCATGGCGCTGAGGATGGCGATGACCAGCCCCAGTACATAGATGCGTCGGCGTCCGAACCGATCGGCGGCGACCGCGCTGAGCACAAGGGCCACCCCCGCGGCCAGCGGGTAGACATCGGCGACCCACAGGGAGGTGGCCGCACTCAGAGAGAGCTCCTCGGCCAACTCCGGCAGGGCGACGACGACCTTGGTCATGTCCGTGCCGCCCACGAGCATCACCGCACCGAGCACCAGCAGGGTGCCCAGGAGATGGCGGCCGAGGGGGTGTGCGCGAGCCTGCGTCATGGGAGCGTCCTTCGATGTCGTCGGATCAGAGGCCATACCTCCGTTCTACGGGGAGCAGATCATTGCCGTCCAGGTTCATTTTTGACGTGGAATCATGCACGATAGGTACATGATTGATTCCAGACTCCAACTGCTCATCGCAGTGTGCGAGCACGGCACGGTCACCGCCGCGGCCGAGGCGCTGTATCGGACACCATCAGGGGTCTCCAGGCAGCTCAAGGAACTGGCCCAGGAACTGGACGTCGACCTGCTGGAGCGTCATGGCAGACGCGTGAGACTCACCCCGGCCGGCCGACGCCTGGTGACCCATGCCCGTACCCTCAATGCGCAGTGGGAGACAGCGCTGGGCGATGTCACCGCAGCAGCCAGAGAGCTCTGCGGACCGATCAGCATCGGCGGTTTCCCCACAGCGATCTCCGCGATCATCACACCCGCACTGATCCGGCTGAGAGCACGGCACCACCAGCTGCGGCCGATCGTCAAGGAGATCTACTCGCGTCAGCTGATCGCCGCGCTGGAGTCCGGGACCATCGATCTGGGGCTCTTCGTCGCCGACGAGTCCACCAGCCACCTCACGGACAGCCACATCGACGTCACCGGCCTGCTCGACGACCCGATCGACCTCCTGGTCCCGAGAGACCACCGCTTCGCCGCCGCCGGTGAGATCCAGCTCGAGGAGGCGGCGCAGGAGGACTGGATCACCGGTCACCCGCACCAGGACGCCTATACCGAGCTGCTGAGCGCCACACGGGCCGTCGGCTACGCGCCCCGGGTGGCCCACTTCGCCCAGGAGCTGACCGCCACCACGGCGCTGGTGGCCGCCGGAGCGGGCATCGCCGCCGTCCCCAGGATCGCGATGACCATCCCTCACCCGCACGTGGTGCAGATCCCGCTGAGCGGTGCGCAGGTACCGCGACGCAGGGTCATGCTCGCGCAACGCCGCGGATCCGCCCAGAACCCCCGCATCGCCGCCGCGATCACCGCCCTGGAGCATCACACCGGATCCTCGGAGCCGGCCGAGGGGCCTCCTACAATGAATCCGTGACGCGCACCACTGAAGGACCCAATGCCTCCGCCGCACGTCCCCACAGGCTCGGCACCTGGCTCCCTCCCGCCCTGGCACTCGGGCTGGCCGGCAGCTCGGTGGGGATCGGCGCCGTCGGCTACGAGCGCGTCACCGCCGAGCCGGAGGCCGAGGTCTCCTTCCTCGTGGAGGACGACCTCCCCTACGGGATCACCCAGGAGACGGTGGAGGCCGCCGCGGAGGGCCGGGTGGCCAGCTACGAGCCGTTCACAGTGCGAGTGGTGGAGCGCGAGCTCGCGTGGGACGAATACATGCACGGCGAGATCGAGGACGCCGAGATGATCCTCTCCGTGGGTGACGACCCGGAGGATCCGGACCTGGTGCTCGCCGACGCCACCCGCGTGGGCATCAGCGGCCTCGACTCCGACGATCGCTACACGGTGGCCTCCACGGTGCGCGAGACCTTCGTCAACAACCGCACCATCGGCCACGGACCCAACGCGGTGGTCGGGGCGGCGCTGACGGCGGCGGACATGCACTTCGACGAGGGCGGCCGCTCCCCGGCGACGTGGGTTTCGGCGGCCGCGCTGCCGCTGCTGGCCGGCGTGGCGATCATGTTCCTGTGGGTCCGCTCACGCGGCCTCGAACGGCAGCGCCTGCGACGCCTCTCCCGGGCGAAGCTCCGCCTGGCCCGCGTGGTGCTGGAGCTCGACGTCCTGGAGCTGCGCTTCGAAACCGCCCGGGCCGCTCTGAGCAGTGCCGGCGACGCCGTCGCAACCGACTCCTTGGCCGCACTGGAGGCCGACTGGGACCGCATCCGGCAGGACAGTCTGCGACTGGCCCGCCGGGAGCAGGAGCTGGAGTACGCCTGGCTGGGCGGCCCGGCTCCCCGCGAATCCTCCGGCGAGCCTGTCGACGGAGCCCCGGCGTGGTCCGACCTGGAACAGTTCGAGGAGCAGACAGCCCAGCTGCAGCGACGGGCCGACGCCCTGGCTGCCGCCTCGGAGCTGCGCGCCGGGCACGCCGGCTCCGGCTCGGTGTTGGACCGGCTGGCGCTGCCGCTGCTGCAGTCGGTGGACGAGGTGCTCACCCAGCGGAGCCGGCTCGTCGGCATCGCCGGTGACGGCACCGGCGAGACTCTGGACCGTCTCCGCAGTGCCCGTGACGAGCTCCTAGCCCTGAACCAGGAGGCCGCGACGATCCCCGCGAGGAGCGGCGGTGACGACGGCGACGACGGTGCGCGGCTGGTCGCCGAGCACGCGGATCTGCTGGAGAGGTGGGAGGCGGCGGAGCGGCGCATCGTCGGCGCCTGCACCGCGCTGAGCGGGGCTCTGAAGACCCATCGCCGTGAGGGCCACCCGGGGAGGAAGGCGCTCCGCCGTGCCGCGGAGGAGCGGGTCCGCCGTCGCGTGCAGGCCAGCTCCGCAGGCGCCACCGACTCCCTGGACGAACTGCGCGCCACGCTGGGACTGAAGCACGGCGCCGCGGGCGGGCCGATGTGGTCCGCCGAACGGGTCCTGGCCGCCGTGGCCCACACCGACCTCTCCGCAGGGCCATCGACAGGCGGCATCAGCGAGGAAGGCTGGCAGGCCGTGGTCGCCACCGTCGGCGTGATCCTCCCAGTGGCGGCAGGGCTGCTCACCGGATGGGCCGCCGTCGAGCGCGCCGACGTCAACACCGCCTTCGGCCGGTCCCTGCAAGGCGACCAGCCGCTGGCCGCCCTGGACGTCGTCGGCGACCCCGGCGCCGTCCCGGAGTTCGAGGAGCCCTCCGACCTCCGACCCTCCAACCAGGATTCCCTGACCCTGGAGTACGTGCGGGAGTCCATGGCGCGCACCGTCGAGTTCGATGAGGACGCGGCACTGCTGCCGGACCACCTTGAGCTGCATGTGGCGCTGCTGCCTGCCGATGACTACATCAGCTACACCCCGCGGGCGGATCACGACTACCGCATCGACATCGACTACTGGGACATCGTGGACGCCCACGCGCGGATCAAGGAGGAGGTCGGCGCCGAGGACCCCGAGGTCATCGACCCCGCCACCGGGGAGGTGGCCTTGGGCCACGGGATCCTGCCGGTCTGGTTGCTGGACGAGGCGACCTTCGCGGTGGGCTACACGATGACCGGAGAGATCAGCTCGGGCGTGGACAGCCGCCTGGGCACCTACTCCTTCCGCGCCACGGACCTGCTGGTGTCCGGCACCGGCGACTTCGAGATCACCCTGGGCGACCAGGTGGCCAACACCCTGCAGGACCTGGGCCGCGCCATGGAGTACAACCACCAGGAGTCGGTGAAGGTGGACACCACCTCCCTGTTCTGGCTCGTGGCGGTCGCCGTGTGGACCGGGGCCCAGACGCTGCTGATGATCGGCGTCGCCGTCGTCGAGGCCGGTCGTCGTGGGATCGGGACCCGCCGGGTGCGCCGTCAGCTTGCCGGGCTGCGCGGGCGCCTCGACGACCTCGCCCTCGGCCTGGACCTCTCCCGCCTGGACATGGTCGCCGTGCTCGGCGCCGACTCCGCCACCGACGGTCGCGCCGAACAGGCCGACCAGCGCCTCCACGAGGCCGGCCTGGTCACCGCCTGGCGCGAGGTCCAGGCCCTGGAGCGCCTGCCACGCCGGGAACAGCGCGGCGCGGACTGGGAATCCCGGGTCACACACGTGGAGAAACTCATCGACACCCTCGCCGCCCGCGAGACCGACGTCGCTACCCGCGCCGAAGAGCTGCTGCGCACCCAGCGCGACGGGTGAGCCGCCTCACCGGCCGAGCATGTCCAGGGCCGCCGAGGCGATCGAGTCCTCGTCGATGCCGTGCAGCCGGTGCATCTCCGCCATGGTGCCGGCCTGCCCGAACGCGGTGACCCCCAGCGTGTGGGTCTCATCGCCGCGCACTCCGGCCAGGAACGCGAGCGTATGCGGGTGGGCATCCATCACCGTGACCAGCGGCCGGGGATGCGCCGCGGGGAACAGCGTCTCCAGGATCGCCGAGCGCGGCGTCGCGGCCACCTCACGGCGGGCCCGCAACGCCCGGAACAGCAGGCTTGGGCTGGTCACGCACACCACCCCGGCGCGCACACCGTGCCCGGCCAGAGTCTCGGCGGCCGCGCACACCTCGGTCATGATCGCGCCGGCCCCCACCAGGGTGACGTCGTCCTCAGCGGCAGGATGCGCGGAGAGCCGGTACCCGCCGGCCACCACCTGCTCTCGACGACGACGGCGCAGCAGCTCGTCCTCCGGCACCTTCGCCAAGGACTGCTCCACCGGACGGGTGGACAGCCGCAGATAGGCGGAGCCGCCGTCGGGGTCCAGCAGGTCTCGCATGGCCTCGAGCATCACCCATTCCACGTCCTGGGCGAAGGCGGGCTCCCAGCTGGTCAGCCCGGGGATCTCCAGGGTCGCCGAGGGTGTGTTGATGGACTGATGCGCCCCGCCCTCCGGCGCCAGGGTCACCCCGGACGGCGTGCCGACCATGAGGGAGCGGCCTCCCGCGTAGAGGCCGAAGGTCCACGGCTCCAGCGCCCGGTTGATGAAGGGGTCATAGAGCACCCCGATGGGGATCAGCGGCTGACCCCAGCGCTCACCGGTGAGCCCCAGCTCGCCGGCCAGGCTGACCAGGTTGACCTCGGCGATCCCGAGCTCGATGTGCTGGCCCTGCGGCTTCTCCTGCCACTTGAGCAGCCGCTCCCTGTCATCCGAGAACCAGTCATGCCTCCCGGCCAGGGACCACACCCCAGTCTTGTTGATCCACCCGCCCAGGTTGGTGGAGCTGGCGACGTCGGGGCTGACGGTGACCACCCGATCCGTCACCTCAGGAGCTGCGCGGCGCAGGTCGGAGAGGAACCGACCCAGAGAGGCCTGGGTGGAGGTCACCGCCTTCGGGCTCCAGCCGAGCTCGGCAGGGACGGTCGGGGGCACGGCCGGGGTGAAACGCTCCCGGCGCAGCCGCCGGGCGACCTCCGCACACAGCTGACCGGCCGCAGTGTCCTCGGGGAACCGGACCCACGGGTCCTGAAGCGAGGTGCCGGAGGCCTCGGCGAGCTCCTGCATCTGCTCCTCGGTGAGCTGCGCGGCGTGGTTGTTCGGGTGCCCTTCGGTGGCCAGGCCGCGGCCCTTGATCGTGTATGCGAACACCACGGTGGGCCGCGTGTCGTCGATCGCGGCGAAAGCCGACTGCAGCTCCTGAAGGTCATGGCCTCCGAGGTCGCGCACGAGCTCGGCGAGCGCGCCGTCGTCGTGACCGGCGAGCAGCTCGGTCAGCGCGGCGGCGTGCTGCGCGGTGCAGCCGCGCAGCAGACGGTCGCGGATCTCCGCAGGGTGGGCGCGCAGGATCCGTTGGTACTCCTCGTTGGGCATAGTGCGCATGCGCTGTTCGAGCACCTCGCCGCCGGGGCGGGAGAAGGTCTCCTGGAGCCGTCGGCCCCACGGGCACGTGATGACCTGCCAGTCGGCGGCGGCGAACATCCCGCGCAGCCGCTGGATCTGCGAGTCCGGGATGACGCGGTCCAGGGACTGGCGATTGAGGTCCACAATCCACACGACCTCACCCAGCTGGCGCACCTCGGGGTCGATGATGGCCTCCCACACCGCCCCCTCGTCCATCTCAGCGTCGCCGAGCAGCGAGTAGAAGCGGCCGGCCGGAGGGGTGTCCTCGATGCGGCTGGCCAGGTAGCGGTGGGACAGGGCCGCCCAGATGGGCGCGGTGGCACCGATGCCGACCGACCCGGTGGAGAAGTCCACGGTGTCCGGGTCCTTGGACCGGGAGGGATAGGGCTGCAGCCCGCCCAGGGAGCGCAGCCGGGTCAGGTAGGAGGCGTCGAGGTCGCCGAGCAAGTAGTTGATGGCGTGCAGCACCGGAGAGGCATGCGGCTTCACCGAGACACGGTCCCGGCTGGTCAACTGGGAGAACCACAGGGCCGTCATGATGCCGACCATCGAGGCCGAGGAGGACTGATGCCCACCGACCTTGAGCCCGTCGGCGTTCTCCCGCCCGCGGTTGGCGGCGTCGATGATGCCGGTGGCCAGCCACAGCACGCGCTGGGCGATCTCATCGAGCACGGTGGCGTCGGCGGAGGAGGAGGCCCGCAGGGGTCGCGAGTTCGTCGTCGGCGGGTCGTACTGGTGCGAGGTCTCGAACTGCCGGTCCTCGTCCATCGGGTGCGTCGTCATCGGTCTGTGGTCCACGTCACCGATCCTCCCCGATCAGCGCCGGAGACACCAGCGCACGGGCCAGGTCAGCGATCAGATCCTCCGGGGACTCCAGCCCGATGGAGAGCCGGACGACATCGGCATCGGGTTTCGCCTCGGCGGCCACGGGCCGGTGGGTCAGCGCCGCCGGATGCTGGATCAGGGAGTCGACTCCGCCCAAGGAGACCGCGTGGGTGAACAGCGACACGTCGCCGGTCAGCCGCTCGGCGGCCGCGTAGCCGCCGCGAAGCCGGATCGAGATCATCGCACCGGTGCCGTGCATCTGCCTCCCGAGCACCCCAGTGGGATCGCCGTGGAGCCCCGGGTAACAGACTTCGGCGACGGCGTCGTGGCCGGTGAGCCAGTCCACGATCCGGCGGGCGGAGTCCTGCTGCGCGCGCATCCGCACCGGCAGCGTGGCCAGCCCCCGGTGGAACAGATAGGCGGCCAGCGGGTGCAGGATCCCGCCGGTGATGGCACGGACCTGCCGCAGGCGGGCCGCGATCTTCTCCGAGCAGGCCACCACGCCGCCGACGGCGTCCCCGTGGCCGCCGAGGTATTTGGTGGCGCTGTGCAGGCTCAGCGCGGCCCCGTGATCCAGCGGATTCTGCAGCACGGGCGTGGCGAAGGTGTTGTCCACCAGGACCGGAACTCCGGCCCCCTGGGCGACGACAGCGGCAATGTCCACCAGCTCCAGGGTCGGGTTGGCCGGAGTCTCCAGCATAATGAGGCCCGTGTCCGGCCGGATCGCGGCGGCTACCTCGTCTGCGGCACAGAAGCTGACCTCGGTGCCCACCATCCCGGAGGCCAGCAGGTGATCGGTGCCGCCGTAGAGCGGGCGGACCGCCACCACATGCGGCTTCTGCTGGCCCAGGCACAGCGCCAGCACCGAGGCGGTGACGGCGGCCATCCCGGAGGAGAACGCCACTCCGGCCTCGGCGTGCTCCATGGTGGCCAGAGCGTCTTCGAAGCGCGCCACGGTGGGGTTCCAGAGCCGCGCGTAGACCGCGCTGCCGCCGTCGGGCACCGCGCCCCCGGAGGCCAGCGCCTCATAGGAGAGCCCACCGGACTCGATGCCGGGCAGCGGGTTCGTGGTGGAGAGATCCAGGGGCAGGGCGTGGACGCCCAGGCCGGCGAGGTCGTCGCGACCGGCGTGCACCGCGGCAGTGTCCAGGCTATGTGATTCGCGTCTCATGAGTCATGATGATTGCTGAGGACACAGTCATCAGCAAGACATCTTGCTGACATGCCCATTGATCACGAGAGATGCTGCGTTCTCGGCATAATGGACGAACGGAAGGAGGGGTCATGTCGTCGAGTCGACAACTCACGCCGGAGACCCTGGACGGGCTCGATCACGCCGTCATCGCCGCACTCAGCGCCGCCCCGGAGCTGACCAACAAGGCGCTGGCGTCCCGGCTCAGCGTGGCAGAGTCCACCTGCGCGTACCGACGACGGCGGCTTCGCAACGCGGGCACCATCGGCCCTCCGCGACTGGACCTGGACCATGCCCAGCTGGGTTATACCCTCCAAGCCGTCATCACGGTGTACATGAGCAGCCACTCGCGGGAGGCGGTGGACCAGTTCCTGGACAGCATGGTCTCCACGGCCCATGTGCTGCAGGTGGTGCACCTGACCGGGCGGGCGGACTTCATGCTCACCGTGGCGGTGCGCAGCGCAGAGGAGCTGAAGAACTTCGTGCTGGACCACATCACGGTCCACCCGGCGATCCGCAACACGGAGACCCACATCGTGTTCGACTCCCGGCGCGGGACCTGGATCCCCGAAGCGCCGTGAGCGGGTGCCCGATCAGCCGTCGTCGGGACCCAGTCCGAAGCGGATCGGCTGACGAGAGACGACCATAGTGGAGACCACCAGGTCGTAGGAGGTGACCACCAGCTCCTCGATCAGCTCGGCGGTCACGCCCGGCCCTTCGGCCACGGAGATCCAGTGCCGCTTGTTCATGTGATAGCCGGGGCGGATGCTGGGGAACTCCTCGCGCAGCACCTCGGAGGCGTCGGGCTGGGCCTTCAGGGTGATGATCGGCTCCCCGGTGACGTCGGTGGCCATGAGGAAGACCTTCTCCCGGACCTTGTAGACGTCGTGCTCCTCCCCGAACGGGTGGGTGCACGTGGCCCAGGGCAGCTGCCGGGCGGCGGCCGCGGCCACCTGTTGGATGCGTGCTCCGCTCAGGGTCTCCTCCATGCCTCCACTGTAGGGGCATGGGGGCCGACAGGAACCTCAGGCAGGCTGCTTCAGACCGATCACGACGCCGGCAGGGTCGGAGGCGTATCCGACGCGACCCACCCCGGGGAGGTCGTGGACCTCTCCGGCCGCCGCGCCGCCGGCCTCTGTGACGGCGGCGAGGGCGGCGTCGATGTCCTCGACCTCGATCCACATGATGGTGTGCTGGCTCTGGTAGTCGCTGCTCATGATGGCGGCGTCGATCCCTGAGCCGTCCCCGGTCTCGGCCGTGAGGTAGTCCGGGATGAACGGCGAGGCTGTGGTGCGCCAGCCGAAGGCTCGGGCGTAGAAGTCAGCGGTCGCCTGCGGCGCCGCACTGGTCAGTTCGACGTGGATGATGTGTCCCATGCGTTCAGCCTAGGGAGGCGAACGCCGGATGCATTGGACGAATCGGTCAGCGCAGGGGTTCAGCCCGGACGGGCCATCAGCCGGGCGATCCCGTCATAGGTGTCCCGGAACGTCGAGGCCGTCATGCCGGTGAACCGGGAGAACTCTCGCGAGGCGTGGGACTGGTCGGCGTAGCCGGCCAGCGCCGCCATCAGGGCCGCGGGCTCGCCGGAGGCGTCGACCACGAGCCGGTCGGTGAACGCCCGGTGCCGCATGACCTGGATGTACTGCTTCGGGGAGAGACCGATCCCGCGGCGGAACGCCCGGTACAGGGTGGACGCCGAGACCCCGAGCCCACGGTGGAGCTGATGCACCTCGACGCCCGAAGGATCGGCGTCGATGCGCTCCGTGGCCGCGGCCAGCAGCTCCTGATGCGGCACTCTGGCCGGCAGGAAGGCCCGCAGCCAACCGTCCAGCGTGCTCGCAGGGTCTTCGACCAACCCGGACTTCTCGGGCAGCGGACCCAGCGCGTGCTCCACCTGGACCGCCCGCCCCCCAGTCAGGTGCGGGAAGAGCGCCCGCCCGCCCCAGGGCGTGCATTGGACACCCACGTAGTGCGACGCGCCCTCCTGCTCGATCACCAGCGGCTCCGTGCCCACCGGCAGAAAGACGTCGGCGTTGGGCTCGGCCACGCCGCCCACGGCCCTCCTCGTGCCCGGGGACCCCAGGCAGAACTGCACGGTGGCACGGCCGTTGGGCACGAGCACGGCACGCAGCGGCCCAGGGGGTGCCGGAGCGATCACCGACCAGTAGTGCTCGACGACGCCCGCCAGCGAGTCGTCCGGAGAACAGCGCCTGTAGTCCACCACAGGCCGCAGTCCACCACGCCTCCACCCCACAGGGAAGGAGCCTCGGCTGGTTCCGCACCCTGTGTGTGAGTTCGCACCCCCAACGTTGAGGGTGCGATCTCACACACAGGGTGCACCGGGATGGCAGGTCGGGTGAACGGGTCTGGGGCGGGCCGGTCAGCGGCGGTGACGCTGCACTCCACGGACGTAGGTGCTGCGCACCTGTGTACTCAGCAGGACCTCCGGGGCCTCCTGGCGCGGGTCGGCGTCGAGCACCAGGAAGTTCGCCTCCAGCCCGGGCCGGATCCGTCCGCGCAGGCGCTCCATCTCTCCGGCCCATGCTCCCCCTGCGGTGAGCGCGGTCAGCGCCTCCTCCGGGGTGAAGGCCCGCTCCGGGTGATACGGCGGCAGCTCGGGAGACATCGCGGAGCCGCCGGTCAGGGCGATGTAGAGGTTCGGCAGCGCCTCATGCGGCGCGGTCGGCGCGTCGGTGCCCAGGGTGAGGGCCACTCCGGCGTCGCGGACCTGCTTCCAGGGGAAACCCTCCTCGCTGCGGTGGTCTCCGAGCACGGACTTCCAGTTGTCCATGATCGCCGGGTCGCAGTGCACCGGCTGCATGGAGGCGGTCACTCCGAGGCGGGCCATGCGCCCGATGGTCTCCTCGGTGACGGTCTCCAGGTGCTCCACACGGTGGCGCCGGGGGTGCCGCCGCCTCGCGCAGTCCTCCAGCAGGTCGAGGGCGATCTCACTGGTGCGGTCCCCGATGGCGTGCATCGCGATCTGCAGCCCGGCCTCGTCGGCCGCCTGCGCCACCGGACGCAGCCGCTCGGCGCTCCAGATCGGGTCACAGTTCGTCCCGTCTGCGTAGGGGACCCGCATGGTCGCCGTGCAGGCGTCGATGACGCCGTCCATGATGAACTTCACCCCGGCGATCCGGAACCACTCCGCCTCGGGCCCGACGGCGATCTCCTGCTGCAGGGCCACGATCTCCTCGATCCCGGCCAGATCCGCCACGGTGTCCGCTCCGGGCTCGATGATCATATGCGCGGTGACCGGGAACG
It contains:
- a CDS encoding LysR family transcriptional regulator; translated protein: MIDSRLQLLIAVCEHGTVTAAAEALYRTPSGVSRQLKELAQELDVDLLERHGRRVRLTPAGRRLVTHARTLNAQWETALGDVTAAARELCGPISIGGFPTAISAIITPALIRLRARHHQLRPIVKEIYSRQLIAALESGTIDLGLFVADESTSHLTDSHIDVTGLLDDPIDLLVPRDHRFAAAGEIQLEEAAQEDWITGHPHQDAYTELLSATRAVGYAPRVAHFAQELTATTALVAAGAGIAAVPRIAMTIPHPHVVQIPLSGAQVPRRRVMLAQRRGSAQNPRIAAAITALEHHTGSSEPAEGPPTMNP
- a CDS encoding Lrp/AsnC family transcriptional regulator, translated to MSSSRQLTPETLDGLDHAVIAALSAAPELTNKALASRLSVAESTCAYRRRRLRNAGTIGPPRLDLDHAQLGYTLQAVITVYMSSHSREAVDQFLDSMVSTAHVLQVVHLTGRADFMLTVAVRSAEELKNFVLDHITVHPAIRNTETHIVFDSRRGTWIPEAP
- a CDS encoding MmcQ/YjbR family DNA-binding protein yields the protein MEETLSGARIQQVAAAAARQLPWATCTHPFGEEHDVYKVREKVFLMATDVTGEPIITLKAQPDASEVLREEFPSIRPGYHMNKRHWISVAEGPGVTAELIEELVVTSYDLVVSTMVVSRQPIRFGLGPDDG
- a CDS encoding VOC family protein — encoded protein: MGHIIHVELTSAAPQATADFYARAFGWRTTASPFIPDYLTAETGDGSGIDAAIMSSDYQSQHTIMWIEVEDIDAALAAVTEAGGAAAGEVHDLPGVGRVGYASDPAGVVIGLKQPA
- a CDS encoding transketolase-like TK C-terminal-containing protein, giving the protein MDEDRQFETSHQYDPPTTNSRPLRASSSADATVLDEIAQRVLWLATGIIDAANRGRENADGLKVGGHQSSSASMVGIMTALWFSQLTSRDRVSVKPHASPVLHAINYLLGDLDASYLTRLRSLGGLQPYPSRSKDPDTVDFSTGSVGIGATAPIWAALSHRYLASRIEDTPPAGRFYSLLGDAEMDEGAVWEAIIDPEVRQLGEVVWIVDLNRQSLDRVIPDSQIQRLRGMFAAADWQVITCPWGRRLQETFSRPGGEVLEQRMRTMPNEEYQRILRAHPAEIRDRLLRGCTAQHAAALTELLAGHDDGALAELVRDLGGHDLQELQSAFAAIDDTRPTVVFAYTIKGRGLATEGHPNNHAAQLTEEQMQELAEASGTSLQDPWVRFPEDTAAGQLCAEVARRLRRERFTPAVPPTVPAELGWSPKAVTSTQASLGRFLSDLRRAAPEVTDRVVTVSPDVASSTNLGGWINKTGVWSLAGRHDWFSDDRERLLKWQEKPQGQHIELGIAEVNLVSLAGELGLTGERWGQPLIPIGVLYDPFINRALEPWTFGLYAGGRSLMVGTPSGVTLAPEGGAHQSINTPSATLEIPGLTSWEPAFAQDVEWVMLEAMRDLLDPDGGSAYLRLSTRPVEQSLAKVPEDELLRRRRREQVVAGGYRLSAHPAAEDDVTLVGAGAIMTEVCAAAETLAGHGVRAGVVCVTSPSLLFRALRARREVAATPRSAILETLFPAAHPRPLVTVMDAHPHTLAFLAGVRGDETHTLGVTAFGQAGTMAEMHRLHGIDEDSIASAALDMLGR
- a CDS encoding helix-turn-helix domain-containing protein translates to MVDYRRCSPDDSLAGVVEHYWSVIAPAPPGPLRAVLVPNGRATVQFCLGSPGTRRAVGGVAEPNADVFLPVGTEPLVIEQEGASHYVGVQCTPWGGRALFPHLTGGRAVQVEHALGPLPEKSGLVEDPASTLDGWLRAFLPARVPHQELLAAATERIDADPSGVEVHQLHRGLGVSASTLYRAFRRGIGLSPKQYIQVMRHRAFTDRLVVDASGEPAALMAALAGYADQSHASREFSRFTGMTASTFRDTYDGIARLMARPG
- a CDS encoding trans-sulfuration enzyme family protein, with the translated sequence MRRESHSLDTAAVHAGRDDLAGLGVHALPLDLSTTNPLPGIESGGLSYEALASGGAVPDGGSAVYARLWNPTVARFEDALATMEHAEAGVAFSSGMAAVTASVLALCLGQQKPHVVAVRPLYGGTDHLLASGMVGTEVSFCAADEVAAAIRPDTGLIMLETPANPTLELVDIAAVVAQGAGVPVLVDNTFATPVLQNPLDHGAALSLHSATKYLGGHGDAVGGVVACSEKIAARLRQVRAITGGILHPLAAYLFHRGLATLPVRMRAQQDSARRIVDWLTGHDAVAEVCYPGLHGDPTGVLGRQMHGTGAMISIRLRGGYAAAERLTGDVSLFTHAVSLGGVDSLIQHPAALTHRPVAAEAKPDADVVRLSIGLESPEDLIADLARALVSPALIGEDR
- a CDS encoding amidohydrolase translates to MVTTIYRNATIFTADDAGSAGAQAEAFTVSAGRFTHVGPLDQVRADVAAEGGEVTEVDLGGRFVGPGIIDSHTHLTTFGEAVGKVQLRDCRTLEEIRQRLLAAHRADPGAPRILGASWLFDAVGGEHPTAAMLDEALPDVPVYLDANDLHSVWVNTAALEEMGIDAHSQDPVGGRIARDAEGRATGMLYETAGRQYARNFLESLSTPEDQVRFLELAFEAYLESGVTTVTDMAMNQADVAAIRALIARDGGLPFPVTAHMIIEPGADTVADLAGIEEIVALQQEIAVGPEAEWFRIAGVKFIMDGVIDACTATMRVPYADGTNCDPIWSAERLRPVAQAADEAGLQIAMHAIGDRTSEIALDLLEDCARRRHPRRHRVEHLETVTEETIGRMARLGVTASMQPVHCDPAIMDNWKSVLGDHRSEEGFPWKQVRDAGVALTLGTDAPTAPHEALPNLYIALTGGSAMSPELPPYHPERAFTPEEALTALTAGGAWAGEMERLRGRIRPGLEANFLVLDADPRQEAPEVLLSTQVRSTYVRGVQRHRR